The Cognaticolwellia beringensis genome segment AATGGTTTAGTTAGTTTTCGTAAAGAAAAGTATATTGAGTTCGGCGGTCCAAACGGCGGTGACGGCGGTGATGGTGGCGACGTTTACTTAATTGCTGATGAAAGCTGGAATACACTAATCGATTATCGTTTTGAAAGATTTCATCGCGCGAAACGTGGTGAAAATGGCCGAAGCCGGGATTGTACGGGTAAAGGATCAGAAGATCTTTACTTAAAAGTACCTGTAGGTACTCGTGCTGCTGATATTGATACCGGTGAGCAATTAGGTGATTTGACTCAACACGAGCAAACACTATTGGTCGCAAAAGGCGGTTGGCATGGTTTAGGCAATACTCGCTTTAAAAGTAGTACTAACAGGGCTCCACGTCAGAAAACTGATGGAACGCCAGGCGAAATACGCAATTTAAGACTTGAATTGTTGTTACTCGCTGATGTTGGTTTATTGGGCTTGCCAAATGCAGGTAAGTCGACCTTAATTCGCAGTGTTTCGGCAGCGAAGCCAAAAGTAGCAGACTACCCGTTTACTACCTTAGTGCCTAATTTGGGTGTTGTGCGTTTAGATGCTCAACGTAGTTTTGTTATTGCTGATATCCCAGGTTTGATTGAAGGCGCAGCTGACGGTGCCGGTTTAGGTACACAGTTTCTAAAACACTTAGAACGTTGTCGTATCTTATTGCATGTGGTTGATGTTTTACCGGTTGACGGCTCTGATCCGCTAGAAAATGCAAGAACCATTGCAGGTGAACTAGAAACACATTCTGCAGCACTGGCAGGAAAGCCACGTTGGTTAGTCTTTAACAAGTTAGATTTATTGCTTGAAGAAGAAGCGAAAGAAGTTACCGACCGCATTATTGAAGGTCTAGGATGGGAAGGTGAGGTTCGCAGTATTTCAGCGGTTAATCGCAAAGGCACTGAAGATTTGTGTCAAGGCGTTATGAGCTTTATAGAAGCCTTGCCACCAGAAGTTGAAGAAGCGCCGATTGATGGTAAAACTGTTGAATTTAAATGGGATACTTATCACGAAGATGCGATTGCAGACTTGGCTGATGATCTGGATGATGAAGACTGGGATGAAGATGATTACGATGTAGAAGTTGAATATCGTAAGTAAATTTGTAATCTACAGCGTTCGCTTTAAGCCTTTTTCATACGGTAAGCGCTAATTAAAAGTGTTAAAAGGCGGTTTGTTATTTACATAATAAACCGCCAACCCTTCAAGTAAACTCTATCAAATTCTAAAACTTACCCTGAACATATAGTGCATTTAGCCTGTTTTTTCATAGCGAATTGCTGCCATGAGTTATTCAAACCATCAAAAATATTCAGTTGATTTGTTGCCACGGGATAACCGGTTAAAAACTTAATTGCCTGTAATGCTTGCATGCCCCCAATAATCGCTAATACGGGACCTAATATGCCGATGGTTTGGCAATTATTTTCGGGTGCTTTTTTATTAGCAGGAAATAAACATTGATAGCAAGCGCTGTCAGCTATGTTTGGGTTAACAAACATATGTTGACCGTCAAAGCCGGTTGCCGCGCCAATGACTAGGGGCTTCTTATGTTCTATACATTTTTGATTGATAAGATAACGGGTGGCTATGTTGTCAGTGCAATCTAGCACCAAGTCAACGAGGGGGAAATAGTAATCGGCAAGCTCTTCATCGAGCATCTCATCAAGCACTTCGATATTGGTACTGCTATTAAGTTGCTGTAACTTCTCTGCACTGGTATCTGCTTTATTTTGGCCAATGTCGGTTTCACTGAACAGTATCTGCCGGTGTAAGTTGGATATTTCAATACTATCACCATCAGCCACATAAATATGGCCGACACCTGCGGCATTTAAATAAAGGCTAACAGGGTTACCTAGACCACCGACACCAATAATTAAGATGCTGGCATTTTTAAGGGCTTGTTGACCTTCTTCTCCCATGCCTTTTAACATAGTTTGACGGCTAAAACGTAATTGGTCTTGGTTACTAAGCATGGTGTGTTGGCTCCGTATAATGATAACTATGCACGGCATTGGCTTTAAATTGAATAAACACGGTTGCTTGTGTGGTAAGCGCCATGCGTTTTGTTGACCACAAACTGATTTGAGCATAAAACTTTTGCCCGTCGGTATTCAGCGTTACTAACGCATTGGTATTACTGTAGTCAATTGCAGTAATGGTTGCCGGTAAGTGATTTACAATTGAGCTGTGTTCAGGCTTTGTTGTACTGATACTAATATCGCGTGCATAAATGATAAAAGGTAGCTGTTGACCAATTAAGCGCGGGTTGCTGGTCTGCTCAAGTATCGGTGAATATATGCTGTGATTGCTGCTGTGATTGCTGCTTTGATTACTGCTCTGTATTGTCGGCAGTGAAAGACGGGTTAGACCGTAATCTGGTAAATGCTCCACGATTGTTAATGATAAACTCGTTTTAGGGCTAGTTTCGCCTCGGCTATTTAACTCGTGAATCGCTTGGTGAATCGGGGCAGATTGACTCATTTTCCCTGCTGAAACTATCACTAATTGATCGGCGATATATTGTAATTCACTTAAACTGTGACTGACATAAAGCATAGGAAGCTTAAGTTGTTGTTGAATTGCTTTTAAAATGGTCAACATCTGTGATTTAGTGGTTTTATCTAAGGCACTAAAGGGTTCATCCAATAACAGTAACTTAGGCTCTGCTAATAATGCTCTAGCAATGGATACTCTTTGTTTTTCACCACCGGAAAGCTGTGTGACATTTTGATGCTGTAGTTTGTTTAGTTGCGTTAATGTCAGTACTTTATCAATGGTTAGTTGTCGGTTTTTTTGCCGTTTAGCGCCATAAGCTAAATTTTCATAAACCGTTAAGTGCGGAAATAAACGACTGTCTTGAAAAACTAAGCCAATTTGTCTTTTTTCAGCTTTAATAAAACACTTGTTGTCGCTATTTTGTAACGCTGTGCCATTTAACGATAGTTGGCCATTTGCACGGTGTTCAAGACCGGCAATAACCCGTAATAAGGTCGATTTACCTGAACCAGAGTCGCCATAGATACCGGTAATGGCTGAGATGCTAATCGTTTGTTCAATCGAAACTGAAAAACTATTAAACGCTAAGGTAAATGCCAAAGATAATTCTGATGGTATAGTACTGCTAGGCTTTTCAGCAAGTGACTTTTTGTCGGCTATCGTTTTGATATAAGGTTGTTGATTTGAGTTGTTAACGTCAGGCATATCGCTCATCACTTTGCTAAGTCCTTTTGCTTACTGGTAAAATTATTACCTAGTAGATATACAAAAGACAACAGTAATAATGACGCAATAAGTAGACCAGCTGATAATAAGTGGGCGTTAGCATAGTTAAACGCTTCAACATGATCGAATAAAGCGATTGATAAAACTCTTGTTTCTCCAGGAATATTACCGCCTATCATTAGCACCACGCCAAATTCACCTACGGTATGTGCAAAACCTAATACGGTAGCGGTAATGAAGCTGGCTTTAGTTAAGGGAAAAACGATACTAAAAAATCTATCTATCGGGCCTGCGCCGAGCATAGCTGCTGCTTCTAAGTGCTGATCGCCCAGTTGTTCAAAAGCCTTTTGTAATGGTTGTACAACAAAGGGCAGGGAATAAAGCACTGAGCCAATAACAATAGCACTAAAACTAAAAGCTAATTGGCTGCCTGTAGCGCTTTGCCATAACTCTCCGGGTAAAGAAGTCGGTGAAAACGCTAATAGTAAATAAAAGCCTAATACCGTGGGTGGCAATACTAAGGGTAAAGCTACAATTGCTTCAAAAAAAACTTTAAATCGACTTTGCCATTTAGCTAAATACCATGCCATTGGCGTACCTAATAACAGCAGGATAACGGTGGTAATCGCGGCCATTTTTAAGGTGGTAACAAGGGCGAGTAAGTCAGCTGAAAGATCAGTCATTTTGTGTCTTAACCTGAATGTTGTCTCGTGGTGACTTTACCGGCAAGTAGCCCAGTGCTTGTAATGTTTTTTGGCTACTTACTTGTAGTATAAAGTCACTGACTTGTTGGGCAATTTCAACTTGTTGGCTAGACTTTACGATCACTAGCTGTTGGGCAATAGGTTGATAATATGCAGTCGGCATAATAATCCCTTGATAGTTATTGATGACTAATTGACTATACGCCACTATGCCTAAAGGGACGGCTTGACTTCGAACTTGTTGAAAGGTTTGGCTAATATTTATACCGGTGATTAATTGATTTTTTAACTTCGGCCATAGCGATAAATGTTGCAAGGCTTGCTGGGCCGCTTTGCCATAGGGCGCGGTATCGGGATTGGCGATGGCTAACTTACCGGTATAATGACTCAGTTCATTTAAACTCTGTAATGGTTGGGTGGCAGACCATAAAGCAATTTGCCCATAAGCATAAGTTTTACGACTGTGCTTTATTATTAGCTTTTCTTGTTCAAGCATTTCTGGTCGGATTGAGTCAGCGGATAAAAATAAATCAAACGGTGCGCCATGTTTTATCTGCTGATAAAGCGTACCCGTAGCCGCGCTGATAATTTGATAATTAATTTGGTTTTTATTCGGTAAATCAGCCAATAATATTTTAAGTGCCGGAGCAAAATTTGCTGCTACAGCAATACGTAAAGGCTTGGTTTGCTTTTGTTTGTCAACAGCAAAAACGTAGCTGGTTTGTAAGGCCAGCCAAATAACAGTCAGCGCAATGAATATTTGTGCTAACTTGGGTAAGTGCTTCAGCATTAAATTGGCCATAAGTACTATCGAAAAGATTAATGTTATGTAAACTTTAAATGAGGAACAAAGTTACATGGTCGATGGCTAGCATCCAATTGTTCGACAATTAACTTATCCCAAGCCGTTTTACAGGCATTGGTTGAGCCAGGTACTGATAAAATAACGGTGCTGTTTGCCATGCCGCCAAAGGCGCGTGATTGAATGGTCGAAGTGCCAATTTCGGCTAAAGAAATCGTTCTAAATACTTCGCCAAAGCCTTCAATATCTTTGTCAAATAAAGGTAATAGTGCTTCTGGTGTATTGTCTCTAGCAGTAAAGCCTGTTCCGCCGGTGGTTAATATTACCTGCACATTTTCATCAGCAATCCACTTAGAAACTACAGCACGTAGTTGGTAGACATCGTCTTTTGAAATTTCTTTAGCAGCTAATTTATGGCCTGCAGCTTGTAAACGTTCAACAAGTGACTGACCTGAGGTATCGTTGTGTTCTTCTCGGGTATCTGAAACGGTTAGTACCGCGATGTTTAATGGGACGAAACCATCGCCGCAATGAATTGAAGAGATACTAGACATGAGATTTCCTTTGCAAAGATAATAATTGTTTTGCCTGTTGCCATTGCTCAGGCGTATTGGTGTTAAATAAACACTGCTCGTTTTTAGGCTCAATCACCTTATACGGAATTTGCGCTAATAAACTTCGCACAGAAGGGCCTGATAAATTGCGTTTACCGGTGGTTTTTTTAGAGACGGCTTGAGCCTGTACTCGAAATAATGATTGTTGAAAAAACTGTTCAACAAAAGCATTTACTGGTAAATACAGGGGGAGATAATTATCAATAAAATAACATGCGCGTTGACTCAATTCTCCAACTTGCTTTAGTGCTGCGAGCTCACCTGAGGTCATTAAAGGTAAATCAACGGGTAAAATTAGCAATGCTTTAGGTTTGAATTGTTCGATAATGCTTTGAATACCACCTAGTGGGCCCATATTAGCAACGAGATCGTCAATACCTTTTTCACCACCACTGACGATCACGTGTGAACTGCCAGCACCCTTGAGCACAGACTTGCTATAACTTAGCATGTCTTGTGCTTCGCGCTGTAAATTAGCTTTGTTTTCTCCCATTCGGGAAGATTTACCACCCGCTAAAACCACCCCTAAGCAAGGCTGAAATAATGTGTTATCTGCACTCATTAACCACCCAACATTGCTAAATTTTTTGTCGCTCCAGTGAGCTTGTCGTGTAAAAAATGGGTTTGTTTTTTGTCGGTCAGCATATTGCTGATAGCGGCTTTTAGAGGTTCTACATCATCAGTTTGCAAGTAGTCTTTTAGCGATAAGCCTTGCTCGGTAAATAAACACAAATGTAATTTACCAATGGCACTTATCCGTAAGCGATTACAGGTATTACAAAAATCTTTCGAATAAGGCATGATTAAGCCAACTTTACCAGCATAGTCAGGGTGATAGAACTCTTGTGCTGGCCCTGCCGCTTTGTCATTAATAACCGGTAGCCAACCATCCAGGATCAAGTTTTGCTTTATGCGCGAACCTTGAACGTGTTGAGCATCGAAAAACTCTTTATTATCGCCCGTTTGCATTAATTCAATAAAGCGTAAAGTAATGGGTGTGTCTTTTAACCAAGCTAAATAACTGGCAATGTCGTAACCATTGTATTCACGCATCAATACCGTATTGACTTTAACTGTTGTATTACCTGCCGCAACCGCCATATCAATACCTTTGAGGATATGTTTGAGCTTATCGTGGCCAGTAATAGCATGGAATTGTCGTGGGTCTAGCGTATCAATACTAATGTTGATGGCATCAATGCCGGCATCTAGCCAAGCAGGCAAGTGCTCAGGAAGTTTGTAACCATTGCTAGTAATAGCGACCTTTTTAATACCAGGAGTTTGCTTACATCGAGCAATTATTTCAGGTAGGTCTTTACGTAAAGAGGGCTCACCACCAGTAATACGGATTTTTTCCGTACCCATAGAAGAAAACGCTGAAGCTAAACGGGTAATCTCAGGCAGTGTGAGAAATTTTCTGTCGTTATCACACTGATAGCCATCGGGTAAGCAATAGCTACAACTAAAATTACATACGTCAGTGATTGATAGGCGCAAGTAATAAAACTTGCGACCGAAGTTGTCTGTTAACATGTCACCTTTCCAAAGTCGGGAGGCAAACAAGTTTCCTTGTTAACCCTGGCAAACTCAAAAATTAAATTTGGTTTACGGCTAAAAGAGCATGTTGGTTGCATAGCAACGAATTTAGCTAAGATAGCTCGGCGAAAAATAATATTCTATATCATATAACTATTAGCATAGTATGATTGTTAGCACTATAACAGATAAAGACCTTGGTTATATTAAATGATGTTCAATAATGTCAATATTATTGTGATAATTTGCTAACCAAATGAAGATGAAAATATTTAAATCAAGCTACCTTAATGCGCTTAAGTGATAGCTGAAAAATAGAAAATACAATGAAATTGGATGGTTTATTATGGTTGATTGTTGTTCTACGCCTGGATTAATGCCTTTTGAACAAGCTTTAGAAACGATGCTTGCTGGTATTACCCCTATCACTGAAGTTGAAAGTATTACCTTAACCGAAAGCCTAGGTAGAGTTTTATCGACAGATATAACTAGCCCAATTAATGTCCCTCCACATAATAATTCGGCTATGGATGGTTACGCTTTTGCTCACGCTAGTTTAGCTCAACACTCAAGTTTGATTTTAGTCGGCCGATCAATGGCAGGGCAGCCTTATGAAGGTGCTTGTGGTAAAGGTGAGTGCATTCGTATTATGACAGGTGCAAAAATACCTGCTGATTGCGATACGGTAGAAATGCAAGAAAATTGTCAGGTAGTAGATAACAGCGTTAAGTTTGAAGCACCACGTGAGCTGGGTGACCATGTTCGTTATGCCGGTGAAGATATTAATAAAAATCAGGTGGTTTTTAGCAAAGGTCGGCGTTTATCGGCTATCGATATTGGCGTGTTAGCTTCACTTGGTATTCAGGAGTTAACGGTATTTCGAAAACTGAATGTCGCGCTAATTGCTACCGGTGATGAGCTAAAAGCATTAGGCGAACCGCTAGGTAGCGGTGACATTTTTGAAAGTAACAGTTATGCGCTAGCTGGAATGTTAGAAAACCTCAATGTTAATGTGATTAACTTTGGCGTTATCGTTGATGATGAAGCGGCTATTAGAGAGGCATTTATTCAAGCCGATGCATTAGCAGATGCAGTGATTTCCTCTGGAGGAGTTTCAGTAGGTGACGCAGATTATACTAAACTCGTGCTTGAACAAATCGGTGAGATTGCCTTTTGGAAAATCGCAATGAAACCAGGCAAGCCTTTTGCTTTTGGTAAACTGCCTAATAGTGTGTTTTTCGGCTTACCGGGCAACCCTGTCTCCGCTATGGTAACCGCTGATTTATTAGCCATACCCGCGTTGATAAAACTACAGAACTGCCTTGCCGTACCCCCAATAAAGTTAAAAGCCAAAACGCTGACAGATTTAAGAAAGTCACCAGGGCGGATGGACTTTCAACGCGGGGTCATTTCTTATAATAATAATGGCGAATTGGTGGTAAATAGTACAGGCAGTCAAGGCTCCGGTATTTTAACCAGTATCGCGTCGGCAAATTGTTATATTGTTTTACCTGCTGAGCAAGGCCGAGTAAAGGCCGGAGAAATAGTTAATATTCGTTTGTTTGAGCGTTATTTTGCATAATAATTTATGCAAAATAGTTAAAAATAGCAGGTTGTAACTCTTGTCCAAAACCATTTATTTTATTCCTGGCACTATGTGTAATCAACAGTTATGGCTGCCTGCTTGGCAGCTACTGCGTCAGCAATATCCTCAAGATTATCAGTTAATACCTTTGGTGATCCCAAGTAGTGGCAGTATGGATGAGGTTGTAAGTTCACTATCAGGCCAAGTTGTTGACAATGAGGCGATCTTAGTCGGTTTTTCATTGGGCGGTTACATAGCGAGTGCCATCGCGTTAAAGCTTGAAAATAAACTAAAGCACTTATTAATCGTGTCTAACTTTCCGAAAAACTTGCCATTAACGGAAATTAAACAACGTAAACGAACAATCGATTGGATAAATCAGCGAGGTTATTTTGGGATTCCCAATAAGCGAATCGATGATTTACTCCACCCAAATATTAAGCAATTTAATCCCCAGTGTTATCAAGATATAAAGCAAGTCATTGTTGCCATGGATCGTGAACTTGGCGTTGACGTGTTATTACATCAGCTTTGTGTTTCTATGCACCGACCCAATTTATTAGCTTTATTAACGCAGTTAACCTTACCTGTTACGTTTCTTGTTGGCGATGAAGATAACTTAGTTGATCTTGTTTCATTGAGACAAGAATTGAAACAAAACCTACATAGCGCGAATAACATTGTGCTGGAAGAGGTTACTAATACGGGGCATATGTTACCGTTAGAATCACCGCAAGCTTTAGCGACAATGCTGATGTATTTATTGGCTAGTTAACCCGACTTTTCCTTATTAAACTGCGGTTAATAATATAATTTCGTAAAGCTGTGTTTGCGTGAGCGAAAGCGTGTAAAATAGCGGCAATTATTTTTTACGTTAGGACTTTGACGTTGAGCGACAGCAAATTTTCATCACTTAGCTTACAACCCGCAATTTTAGATAACCTTTCATCACTTGGTTACCATGAGATGACAGAAATACAAGCTAAAAGCCTACCGGCTATTTTAGCGGGACAAGATGTCATTGCCCAAGGTAAGACCGGCTCAGGCAAAACAGCGGCATTTGGTCTTGGCCTTTTGAATAAACTACAAGTTAAAAAGTTTAGAATTCAAACCTTGGTACTATGCCCTACACGCGAATTAGCCGACCAAGTAGCGAAAGAAATTAGAAAGCTGGCAAGAGCGGTTCATAACATAAAAGTACTCACCTTATGTGGTGGTACACCGTTTGGCCCACAAGTAGGTTCATTAGAGCATGGCGCGCATATTATTGTTGGCACACCAGGTCGAATAGAAGATCATTTAGGACGTGGAACTTTATCATTAGAACATGTGGATACCCTGGTTTTAGATGAAGCTGATCGCATGCTGGATATGGGATTTCAGGCCGCTTTAGATAACATAGTTGCTAAAATGCCAAAGCAGCGACAAACGTTATTATTTAGTGCGACGTTCCCGCAACAAATTCAAAAAATAGCGAATAGCTATTTGCAAACACCCGCAGTGATTAAAGTAGAGTCAAGCCATGAAAGTAGTACTATTTCACAGCATTTTTATCAGGTGGAGAATGATGAAGATCGCCTAACGGCTATCCGATTACTGCTGCTAACCCATCAACCCGAGTCGAGCGTAATATTTTGTAATACCAAAATAGAAACGCAGAATGTAGCGAATAAATTGGCTGCTTATGGTTTTGGTGTTGTAGCATTACATGGTGATTTGGAACAAAGAGACCGTGATCAAACATTAGTGCGCTTTTCCAATAAAAGTGCCTCAATACTGGTTGCGACTGATGTTGCCGCGCGTGGTTTAGACATTGAAGCGCTTGATGCGGTATTTAATTATCATATTGCTCATGACAGTGAGGTTCATATTCACCGCATTGGTCGCACCGGTCGTGCAGGTAGCACTGGTTATGCTTTTTCATTATTTAATAAAAAAGATAGCTACAAAATTGGCTTATTGGAAGATTATTTAGAGCGAACTATTGAAGGTGAAGAATTACCGAGCAGTGAGGCTTTAGATCGGGATGTATTTACGCCAAAAATGGCGACGATACAAATCGATGGCGGTAAAAAACAAAAAGTCAGACCAGGCGATATTGTCGGCGCACTTACCGGTGAAAATGGTATAACATTTGAACAAGTGGGTAAAATTCAATTAGGCGCTAACTGGGCATATGTAGCTGTAGATAAATCAGTGGTGAGAAAAGCGTTAAATAAGTTAACGCACGGCAAGCTAAAAGGGCGTACCTTTAGGGTTAAAGAGTTAAAGAGTTAAAGAGTTAAAGTAAGCATTTACTAAGTTTGATTTCATTAGCTATAAAAATAACATCAACTAGGTACTCAGCTTCAAAATTGAGTACCTGTGATGTTAAATTATGACTTTTAATGCCGACCTCCTTAAATTTTATAACTGAAAATTAACATTTATTTTTTCAATCGCAGCAACATCAATAATATTAACCTTACCGCTAATACTGCCCTCTAAACGTGCTGCTGTTTTATTTGCGCCATATTTTTGGGCAAAAGTGATAATGTCTTCGCCGTTACACATCACCTTCATTGCGACTATTTTGTTTCGTAAATTATAAGAATCAGCTGTTTTTTGATACTTAGTAACGTTATTAGTTAATGTAGATTTACAAACGTCAATAAGGGCTGTTTCAATATGTTTATCCATGGCATAGCTACTAAAGCTTACAATTGATAAAACTGAACAGGTCATCGCGGTAGTAGTGAATAATTTGAATGTGTTCATTTGACTCTCCATATACAATTAAAAGTTTATTTACGCTGTGTACACATTTACGCTGTGTACACATTTACGCTGTGTACACATTAATAGTGACGTATTAGCGATAAAAAGTTGTAAAGAAGAACGGACGGAATGTAAAAGTTAATCACTAGCAGTGGAAGATGATATCTATGATATTTTATTGTTTTTATTATATAAAGTTTTCATAGTAAACAGATTTGATGACAATAACTCTTACATCTAAGCATGTACTTTGAAACATTATCGTATAGTAATGTCATATATCGTACGATAGAACACATGAAATTTATGGTGGCAGCTAACATTTTCTGGCAATTTTAGAAAATCAGGGTATGATACTGGTAATATGTACAGTCTTTACTGGCCTGAAAAGGTATCTTTTAAAATAGGTATGCTTTTTAGTTGGGTGGTAATGAATTGAATTTGGTAAATAGTAAATAAGGGATAACAATGGCAGTTGAGAGTCGATTTGTCGTCATAAGACAAGGTGTGGAGGTAGAAACATTCATGGATAAAAAAGCCGCAGACGAATATGATAAAATGCTTGATATGGCAGATAACTTATCTGAAATGTTTGAACAAGCACCTGTCGAGCTTTCTGAAAGTATTCGTGAAGAACTCAGTGTCTATTTAGCCCAAAATCGTGATGACGTGCTTGTTGCTTTACAAGCTAAAAAAGCTAAAGTAACGAACACTAAAGCCGTTGTTAGTAGCCCGAAAAAGACTAAAGCCGAAGTTGCGGATGAGGTTGTTGAAGCCGACAGTGTGAATACAACTGAGAAAGTAAAAAAGGCTAAATCGCCTAGCGCTAAAGCAAGTAGCAAAACTAAACCTGTGGTAGCTTAACTTATATTTCGATGCAGGTAAGTGAACAGTTAGCTAGCGTTTAACCTTGTTTATCCCTAATCGAGGTTATTCTTCCATTTGTTAATTGTTAATTGTTAATTGTTAATTTTTTATGGTGGTGTTTTGGAATATCAGCTAATACGAAGCGCGCGTAGAAAAACTATTGCCTTACAAGTAAGCAATGCACAAATTATTGTTAGGGCACCAAAGTTTGTTAAAACGGCGTACGTTGAAAGCCTTATACAATCAAAATTGCTTTGGCTAAAACAAAAGGTTGCAGAACAACAGCAGAATACCTTATTAAACCCTACTTTTACCCAACAACTTAGCGATGAAAATACCCAAAACAAACCTTCAATCTATATTGATGGTTTGCCGCACAATATTATCATTGCTTATGGGCAGAAAAATGTTATTCATAATAAGCAGGATCTAAGCTTAACCGTGGTGCTTAATTCTCGTTATGCATCATACAGTTTGCACTCAGAACTTACGGTAACGAAAGTTAAATCGCAAATTGAAGGCTGGTTTAAAGCGCAAATTGAAGATTATATTCAGCAAAATCTTATCAATTTTTCGTACCAAATGTCGCTATATGCGTCATCGTTTAAAGTGAGAAAATATAAAGCACGCTGGGGAAGTTGTAATAGTCGTAGCGAATTAAGCTTTAATTACTTATTGAAAATGCTGCCGACTTGGGTGGTTGACTATGTCATAATTCATGAGTTATGTCATATCAAACACATGAACCATTCGACAAAATTTTGGCAATTAGTTGCCGTATATTGCCCTGAATATCAAAGCGCCAAAAGTTGGATGCAAGAACATCAACCCTACCTGAAATGGTTGTAACCCTTTGCTTGCGTAACACTAATATCCAAAGCTACCTCTCTCATATCTAAGCAATAATCATTACTTTTAATTTAACTAGTTGGCACGAGACCTGCTTGGTATATTTACTTTT includes the following:
- the moeA gene encoding molybdopterin molybdotransferase MoeA, encoding MVDCCSTPGLMPFEQALETMLAGITPITEVESITLTESLGRVLSTDITSPINVPPHNNSAMDGYAFAHASLAQHSSLILVGRSMAGQPYEGACGKGECIRIMTGAKIPADCDTVEMQENCQVVDNSVKFEAPRELGDHVRYAGEDINKNQVVFSKGRRLSAIDIGVLASLGIQELTVFRKLNVALIATGDELKALGEPLGSGDIFESNSYALAGMLENLNVNVINFGVIVDDEAAIREAFIQADALADAVISSGGVSVGDADYTKLVLEQIGEIAFWKIAMKPGKPFAFGKLPNSVFFGLPGNPVSAMVTADLLAIPALIKLQNCLAVPPIKLKAKTLTDLRKSPGRMDFQRGVISYNNNGELVVNSTGSQGSGILTSIASANCYIVLPAEQGRVKAGEIVNIRLFERYFA
- a CDS encoding alpha/beta fold hydrolase, giving the protein MSKTIYFIPGTMCNQQLWLPAWQLLRQQYPQDYQLIPLVIPSSGSMDEVVSSLSGQVVDNEAILVGFSLGGYIASAIALKLENKLKHLLIVSNFPKNLPLTEIKQRKRTIDWINQRGYFGIPNKRIDDLLHPNIKQFNPQCYQDIKQVIVAMDRELGVDVLLHQLCVSMHRPNLLALLTQLTLPVTFLVGDEDNLVDLVSLRQELKQNLHSANNIVLEEVTNTGHMLPLESPQALATMLMYLLAS
- the dbpA gene encoding ATP-dependent RNA helicase DbpA gives rise to the protein MTLSDSKFSSLSLQPAILDNLSSLGYHEMTEIQAKSLPAILAGQDVIAQGKTGSGKTAAFGLGLLNKLQVKKFRIQTLVLCPTRELADQVAKEIRKLARAVHNIKVLTLCGGTPFGPQVGSLEHGAHIIVGTPGRIEDHLGRGTLSLEHVDTLVLDEADRMLDMGFQAALDNIVAKMPKQRQTLLFSATFPQQIQKIANSYLQTPAVIKVESSHESSTISQHFYQVENDEDRLTAIRLLLLTHQPESSVIFCNTKIETQNVANKLAAYGFGVVALHGDLEQRDRDQTLVRFSNKSASILVATDVAARGLDIEALDAVFNYHIAHDSEVHIHRIGRTGRAGSTGYAFSLFNKKDSYKIGLLEDYLERTIEGEELPSSEALDRDVFTPKMATIQIDGGKKQKVRPGDIVGALTGENGITFEQVGKIQLGANWAYVAVDKSVVRKALNKLTHGKLKGRTFRVKELKS
- a CDS encoding DUF3718 domain-containing protein; amino-acid sequence: MNTFKLFTTTAMTCSVLSIVSFSSYAMDKHIETALIDVCKSTLTNNVTKYQKTADSYNLRNKIVAMKVMCNGEDIITFAQKYGANKTAARLEGSISGKVNIIDVAAIEKINVNFQL
- a CDS encoding YebG family protein; the encoded protein is MAVESRFVVIRQGVEVETFMDKKAADEYDKMLDMADNLSEMFEQAPVELSESIREELSVYLAQNRDDVLVALQAKKAKVTNTKAVVSSPKKTKAEVADEVVEADSVNTTEKVKKAKSPSAKASSKTKPVVA
- a CDS encoding M48 family metallopeptidase, whose translation is MEYQLIRSARRKTIALQVSNAQIIVRAPKFVKTAYVESLIQSKLLWLKQKVAEQQQNTLLNPTFTQQLSDENTQNKPSIYIDGLPHNIIIAYGQKNVIHNKQDLSLTVVLNSRYASYSLHSELTVTKVKSQIEGWFKAQIEDYIQQNLINFSYQMSLYASSFKVRKYKARWGSCNSRSELSFNYLLKMLPTWVVDYVIIHELCHIKHMNHSTKFWQLVAVYCPEYQSAKSWMQEHQPYLKWL